GCCAGAGATAAGAAGCACTGCAAGAACCCTCTTGAGCATGCTAGACTCCCGAAGCGAGTCCAGCCTATGAGAGTCATGAAAAGATGCCAAGCGGCAAAGACCGGCAAAGCACGACAATTCTCGACAGCCGCTTGAGATTCCCGCGACCTATTCCGCCGCCGAAGTGTGGTCATGCACAATCCTCCAGCCTTCTGGCGGAATGCGTTTGAAGATCAGCGTGAACAGTCCGTGCGGTTGTTTGCCATCGGACATGGTGAGATGCCATTCGCCGGTCACTACGGCGGACCTTCGGCTCAGCAGATCGATATCCAACTTTTGAAATTCAAGCTTGCCCATTTCCTTGCCTTCAGCCTGGTAGCGCTGGCGGTAGCGAGCCAAAGTGGGCTCCCATCCACGGGTTTCCGTGGCGCCGGAAAAGAACGTGAGATCGGGCGAGTGCCAGTAACCCTGCATAAAGCCCTCAAGCTTGCCGTGGTTCCACGCTTCGACCTGGGAGAGCAGGATGTGCTTGATGCCTTCTTCAAGATTGGCGCGCTGGTCGTCGGAAAGTTCCCCGCCTTGCGAATTCATCGCGCCTTGTGGTGGGCGCGATGAAGCTTTGTCCGGCGTTATCGTTTGGGCGGAAAGGACAAATGGCAGCAGAAGCAAGGCGATCAGTTGAAGGCGCATGGGAAACATTGTAAGGCGATGGGAGCGGCTAGCTTAAGGTATTTCTCCCCGGTGTATCGGCAAACTAAAGTCACATGTCCACAGGGGACGAGCATTGACCCGGAGTAATGGAATGAGATATTTTCGGGTCACTCGGAGTGTATGTCCTCCAGCAATAGTTTCGAATAAATTTGAATACGTCTACTCCCCCAAGACAGGCAAGGGCGCCACTGAGTCACAAAAGATAAGCCCTCATGATGTCTCTACAGACGGTTGGCAGATACGAGATTACCGGTGAGCTTGGTCGCGGCGCCATGGGCGTTGTGTACAAGGCGCTGGACCCTACGATCGGGCGGACCGTAGCGCTTAAAACGATGCGGCTCGACGTCCACGGACTGGACGCGCAGGAAATGGTGCGCCGTTTCCAGAATGAAGCGCGCGCGGCGGGCGTCCTGAACCATCCCAACATCGTTACTATTTACGACGCCGGCGAGCAGGACGGAATTTTCTACATCGCCATGGAGTTCATTGAAGGCACCACGCTGCATGAACTGCTGGCGGAAAAGCGCGTTCTGGCGACAGGAGAAGTGCTCCAGCTAACGCGGCAGATATGCCGTGGCCTGGATTATGCGCATTCGAATAGCATTGTCCATCGCGACATAAAACCTGCCAACATCATGATTACCGGCAACGGCACGGTAAAGATCATGGACTTTGGCATTGCCAAGTCTGGCGGGCAGGTGACGAATACCGGGCAGGTGCTGGGTACGCCAAACTACATGGCCCCCGAACAGGTTAAAGGCCGGCAGCTGGATGGACGGTCTGACCTTTTCAGCCTGGGCGTTATTCTTTATGAGATGCTGACCGGCGAAAAACCTTTCGTCGGCCAGAATGTTACGACGATCATTTACAAAATCGTCAACGAAAACCCGATCACGCCACGCGATCTGGATGTAACTGTCCATCCCGGTTTGAGCGCGATTGTCACCAAGGCACTGGCCAAAGCGCCTGACGATCGCTACCAGACCGGAGCGGACCTTGTACGCGACCTGGAAAACTACAAACTGGCTGGGCCGGTGCGCACCGGCTCAACTTCTGCCATTACACCCGCGCCCGGCGCACCGGAAAAGACCCTGGTATTGCCGTTAAGGGTGGTCGCCGGAAACACCGCCAGAGTCGCCGGAGCAGCCGCACCGGCGCTGGCTAAAAAGCCTGTTCCGGTAAAGCGTCCCACAACGGCAATTCTTTCCAGCAAGCACAGCGTTCTGATGGCCACCATTGTGACTATCGTAGTGCTGGGCTGCGCCATGGGAGGTTATGCGTATCATCGGACGCAGGTAAAGATGCGTCAGCTTGCGGAAGAAGCAAAGATAAAAGAAGCACAGCAGGCGGCACGCGAGCCAATAGCCATCGCCATTCCCGCGCCCACGCCGGAGAAAAAAGAAGAGATAGCGCCGGACACTACTGTCAAATTTTTCCCGACGAAAAAATCTACGTCTGCGCAAAAAGCAGCACCAGCGCCATTCAAGGCCACCAGTTCGCCGAATAAAGTCTTTGTCGCGCAAAGCGAATTGAAGTTGCTTTCACAGCCGGACAACGCCAAGGTGGAAATCGATGGATGGAGCGAGCCGAATTGGGTGACGCCGTTTACCGCATCGCATCTGGCGGCTGGCACGCATACGATTGTGTTCAGCAAGTCAGGCTATCTGCAACAGACAAAGTCAGTGGAGTCAGTGGCCGGAAAGAGCATTGATGTTTCGGCACAATTGGCGCCGGCGGTTTCCACGATTGTGGTCACCAGCAATCCGCAGGGCGCAAATGTCTGGGTGGACGGCAAAGACAGCGGCCTGACCACGCCGACGCAGCTAACCGTCGAAAAAGGATTTCATAAAGTCACGGTGCGCAAAGCCGGTTTCAAAGAAATGTCCATGGAAGATACCGTGGCTGAGGGCCAGACCATGAGCTTTTCGCCGGTATTGCTGAGCACGAACGTTCAACCTGAGGACGGCAAAAGCCCGAACCCGCTGCGGCGGTTCTTTGGCACCGATACCATTCCGGAAGGCAAAGGGCTGGTGCATATCCGGACGAACCCTGAAGGCGCAACGATCATGGTGGACGGCAAGGCCGCTCCCAAAAAGACGAATGCGCGGTGGCCCGCCGATCCTGGTGTTTACAGCATTGTTTTGCAGATGAGCGGCTACAAGCCCGTGCACAGAAACATCAAAGTGCAAAAAGGTAAAGTTGTCAACATTGACGAGCTTCTAGAAAAACAATAACCATGGAATATGGCCCGCCTAATTATTTCGTCGCCTGACGGGAAAAACGGCATTCTGGAACTTAACAAGCCGCTCATTACGGTGGGCCGGGGCAATGCGAACGATCTCGTTCTGAATGACGCCAGCGTCAGCCGCTTTCATGCGGTCTTCAAGCTCAGAGACAACTCCATTTTTGTTGCCGACCGAGGCAGCACGAACGGCATTGTCCTGAACGACGAAAAAATCAGCAAAGAAACCGAACTTAAAAATGGCGATGTTGCCCTGCTGGGACTTTACCGGCTGCGCCTGGAAAACGTGGATGATAACGGACTTCAGGTCCGGCGGGGCGAATGGCCTTCCACACTGAACAACCTCATGCGCGACCGGCCCCAGCAGGCCGCGTTGCCGCGCAGCAGTGATACGCACAGCAATGAGCTTACAGACCTGGCTGTCCGCGTAAAAAAACTGGAACGTGAAAATTATCTGCTCACGGTCCTATATGAAGCCGGTAAAGCCTTGAGTTCCAAGCTTGACCTGGAACATATCTGCGAGCAGGTGATTTCGCTGGCCTGCCTGATTGAAGGCGTGGAGCGGGGCTTTGTAATGCTGTTTGACGAGCGCGGGGAGGTAGCAAAGCAAACCGAGGTTCGCTATCGCGATCCGGCTAGCGCCGGGAGCCGGCCACAGATCATCCTGAGCACGCGCGTGCTGGAGCTGATTCGCAAAGAGCGCCAGCCGATACTAATTGATGACGTGAGCGCGGACGAGCGCTTCAGCGGCAGTGAAAGCCTCAAGATTTCCGGCTTGCGCTCCGCCATGTGCGCGCCGCTGGTGGGCAAAGACCAGCTTTTTGGCGTGCTGTATGTGGACAATCTGGAGAAAGCCTCAGCGTTCACCCAAGATGAGCTCAACGTTTTTGCGCTGGTGGCGGCGCAGGCGGGCGCGGCCGTGGACAATGCCATGGCGCATGAAAAGATCGCGCAACAATCCTTGCAGCGTTCGGCCCTTGAACGCTTTCTCTCGCCAGAGGTCGTGGAAATGGTTGTGGCGAATCCTGACATCAGGCTGGGCGGCGTGAATCAGGAAGTCACTGTAATGTTTGCCGACATTCGCGGCTTTACCACCATGAGTGAAACCATGGAGCCGAGCCGGGTGGTGGAGATACTGAACGAATATTTCACGCGCGTCACGGACGTGATTTTTGATAATGGCGGCACCTTGGACAAATACATTGGCGACGCGGTAATGGCAGTGTTTGGAGCGCCGATCTCCAAGGGCAATGACGCGGCTGCTGCAGTAAATTCGGCAATGCAGATCCAGCGGCTGCTGGTCGAATTGAACCGAGACGCAGCGACGCGAGAGTGGCCGGAGCTGCGCGTAGGTATCGGGATCAATACGGGGAACGCCATTGCGGGCAACATTGGATCGCCACGGAGGCTTGACTATACGGTAGTGGGGGATGCCGTAAACACCGCGCAGAGGCTGATGACAAATGCCGCGGGCGGACAGATTTTGATTTCAGAGTCGACCGCAAGAAAGCTCGGCAAAACGGGCAAGACGATTGATCTGGAGCGGCTGCCGGAACTGAAAGTAAAAGGCCGCAGCGAAGCCGTTCCTGTCTTCCGGGTGAATTGGGTGGAGGAGTCGGACGAGACTGTGGTCTTGCCAAAGAAAAAGCGCCCCGCCAGGAGCGCTTCAAAGTCACGCAAGGTTTCTACTTAGGTGTGGCCGTGGCAGCAGCGCCTTTTTTGCCGCCCTTCTTGTCTGTAGAACTCCCAACATGGTGGGCAATGATCTTGTCTTTGATCTGGTCGTAGGTGGCTTGGGGTACGATCTTCTTGGTGACGAGATCACGCTTGGTCTTGTATGGGCGGCCATCAATGATCTTCTGGCTGTATGCGTCGCCGATTCCGGGAAGCGCGGTGAGTTCTTCCTTACTGGCGGCATTGATATCGACCAGGTCCGCTTTTTTAGTTTTCTTTGTGCTGGCATCGGACGAAGCCGTTTTCTTGGCTGCGTCTTTGCTGCCGGCAGCCGCGCCGCCTTGGGCGAAGGCACCTGTGGCGAAAAGCGAGAGCATGAACAGAACTGCAAGGGCCCGAGTATTTTTGTGGAACATGATCAGGAATCTCCTCCAGAGCTAAAGAAGTACAAATCAATTTACTTCAAGACCTTGAAAGTCTAGGTTGGAGAAGACTAATTTGTCAAAACAGAATCAGGCGGGCTTGCGGCCGGTTTTCTTTTTGCCTTCCCAGGCGCGCTTGGGGCGCTGGGCCTCAGGCAGATCGCGGTTCTCCACGCGGTCATATGTATAACGGTCGCTTACGGTTCCCAGCGACTGGTTATAGAGGCTGGTAGCGCCGGTGGCTTCTGTGAGTTCTTCAGAAAACTGATGAATCGCCTGGAGATGTTCGGCTGTAGCCGGAACTTCTGCCTTGGTGGTCTTCAGAAATTTCTGGTATCCCTTGTCCACAAGGCGGGAGATTTCACCGCCAATCTGGATGCCGGGCTTGGCAAAGAGACGGGCCGCGCCATCATCGCCGCGCTCAATGGCGGCGGAAACGCTCGATTTTTTCAGGAAGACACGGTTTTTTGTGCCGGGAGCTTCGAGAATGTCAAAGCCATGATCGCGAAGCCAATTCACAGCTTCTTCATATGTGCGTTTCTCTGTTGTTGTCGCCATAAACCACCTGACCGCGGATTCGATTCTAAACGTGAACGAGCCGTTGCCCCGGAAAGCAGGGAATGGCTAATGTCGCACATGGAGAGCAGTTGAAGCAACATTACTGTTGTGCAAAGGGTTACCCCCGCCCTGCGGGGAATGTTTGCCCTCAAGCCAAATGCCGGCTGTTCCGGCGGGAAGTGGTTGACCGGTCACACCTATGATTGCAACGGTCCCGGCGGTAGAAGCTCAGTAATGTTACTTATTTGATTTATATCAACATCAATTTAAGTTGATCTTAGGCAGCATGCGATGAATACTTACGGGCGCTAGCCCGAGTACTCTGCTCCACGGAGTTTTAAAAAAGAATGAAAGCTTTTCCAATTCGCTTCTACAACATGCCGGTCCTGCCGGGTGGTTCCATGGCGCAGCTATTCTCTTTGCTGCCAAAGCTTGCGTTGTTCCTGCTTTGCTTAACGAGTCCGGTGCTTCTGCATGCCGAAACCATCTCCGGCACAGTTCTTGATCCTTCAGGCGCTGTGATTGTGGGCGCGCGTATTGAAATTAGCGGCGGGGAGCTTTCTCAACCAATCATATTTTCCTCCGATGAGCGAGGCAGGTTTGTGTCCCCTGACTTAAAGCCCGGTAACTATTCATTACGGGTAACCCGGGAAGGCTTTGAGCCGCTGGTAAAGACAGTAGATTTGCACGGAACAGCAGAACTGGAGCTGAAGCTGGCGATCGCCAAACAACGAGAGGAAATTACCGTTTCAGGCAAAGGCCGCGCTTACGCCAATAGCGATCCCATTTACAAGCAACTGCGAAATATTGGCCTCGGCGACACTTTCCGTATCGAGGATTTCACCTTACATTTTGACACTGCGACCTTCCATCTGCAGAAAGGCACACTGACGTTGTTGAACCCGGTGAATGGGATTGTTACCGGAGCAATCTTCATTGGGGAAGGCCATTTGAATCTCAAGGCAGTCACCGCGCTCGATGGAGCAGAACTCAAACGGCGTTCGGGAAGCCCGGAAGTTGACGAGGATTTTACCGAAGCCGTTTTCCGTTTCACCGGCGGAGAGCGCCAGGAGTTTCTTGGTGGAGTCAAGGAAAAGGTCGAGACTCCGGGCGATGCCGTCAGCCTTTTCGATCGCTGGAAGGAAAAGGTGCGGAAAACGCGCGAGGTAGCGCAGGGTTTTACCGAGTATCTGCTGCATGGCGAAACCATGGACAATGTTGACGCCGACCTTCTGGCAGCCGTTTACAATCCGGGCCATCCCCCTTTCATGAATGCCTATCTCCACGGCAGGAAACACAAGGACATGCGTTTTTTCATGCGGACACGCGTGGGCGCGTTGCCGCAGCTTGATTCACCGGAGGAAGTAGCGCTGATCAACTACGACCAGGGAGCGATGGACGACGGCGTCTGGTACCTGGCCCATACGCAGCCGGAATATGCGGAGCGCCGAGCCAGTTCGTCTGAGGACCGCCGGCTTTTTGCAACGCACGGGTACAAGATCGAAACGATCATTTCCAGGAACGACCATCTGTTTTCGACGGCAACCATTTCATTTGAGCCGCTGCTTGCAGGCGAGAGAGTACTCAAATTCGGGCTATTGCCCAACCTGCGCGTCTCCCGCGTGGTGGATGACCATGCACAGGACATCTATTACGTTCAGGAGAGCCGAAAAGAAGACGGCTCGTTTTACGTGATTTTGCCGCAGGCTCCGGAGCTGGGAAAGCAGTACTCCATCACAGTGCAGTATGAGGGAGACAAGGTGCTGGACTCAGCCGGAGATGGCAGCTATTACGTGCGGGCACGGACATCGTGGTATCCGAACCTGAATGGGTTTGGGGAACATGCGCTATACGATCTCACGTTCAAAGTCCCGAAAAAGTACAAGGTCATCAGCATTGGCACGCTGAAGGATGAATCGATAGAGCAGGAGTATGCAGTGACGCATTGGGTGACTCCTGGGCCTGTGGCCGTAGCGGGATTTAATTATGGCAATTATCAGAAACTGGAACTGGCGGACGAAAAGACGGGTTTCAAGATTTCCGGCTACTACCTTACAGTGCTGCCCGACAATCTGAGTCACTACAGCATTCTCCAGACGATGGCGCCGAAAAGTATGACCAAGTACGCGCTGGAGCAGACACGCGCCCAATTACAGCTTTGCAACTTTTTCTTCGGCAAGATTCCTTACAATGAAATCTCTATTACGGAACAGCCGGATTTTAACTTTGGCCAATCCTGGCCCAACCTGGTCTATCTACCGATCTCAGCCTACACGGACTCAACGCAGCGCTGGATGCTCTTTGGGACCATCAACAGCAAATTTACTGGATTTGTGCAGGAGGTAACGCCGCACGAGGTGGCGCACCAATGGTGGGGACACGCCGTGGGTTGGGCTTCTTATCACGATCAGTGGCTTTCAGAAGGGTTTGCCGAATTCTCCGCAGGGCTGTTTCTGCAACAAGCCGTGGCCGGCGACTGGCGCAAGGATTACATTGAATTCTGGGACCGGCTGCAGAAACGCATCGTGGAAAAAAACAATTTCGGCATCGCTCCTAATGATGCAGGCCCTCTCTGGATGGGATTACGCCTGATCTCTCCGCGCACGGCGAACGCTTACCAGAACGTTACCTATCCTAAAGGGGCGTACGTTCTGCAGATGCTTCGCTCCATCATGTATAGCCCGCAGGACCAGGACAAGCCGTTCATTGCCATGATGCATGATTTCGTGGAAAGCCACAGCGACAAGCCAGCGTCGACCGAGTCATTCAAAGCCATTGTCCAGAAGCATATGTCAAAAACCATGGACCTGGCGGGCAACGGGCGCATGGACTGGTTCTTTAATGAATGGGTTTACGGAACGCAGATACCGAAGTACCACTTCGACTATCAACTCTCTCCCGCTGACGGCGGGAAGGTAAATCTGCACATGACCATCACGCAGAGCGAGGTAGACGACCAGTTTCTTATGCTGGTTCCCGTTTTCGCCGATTTCGGCAAGGGCATGGTGCGCATAGGCCAGCTTGGGAT
The genomic region above belongs to Terriglobia bacterium and contains:
- a CDS encoding FHA domain-containing protein, which gives rise to MARLIISSPDGKNGILELNKPLITVGRGNANDLVLNDASVSRFHAVFKLRDNSIFVADRGSTNGIVLNDEKISKETELKNGDVALLGLYRLRLENVDDNGLQVRRGEWPSTLNNLMRDRPQQAALPRSSDTHSNELTDLAVRVKKLERENYLLTVLYEAGKALSSKLDLEHICEQVISLACLIEGVERGFVMLFDERGEVAKQTEVRYRDPASAGSRPQIILSTRVLELIRKERQPILIDDVSADERFSGSESLKISGLRSAMCAPLVGKDQLFGVLYVDNLEKASAFTQDELNVFALVAAQAGAAVDNAMAHEKIAQQSLQRSALERFLSPEVVEMVVANPDIRLGGVNQEVTVMFADIRGFTTMSETMEPSRVVEILNEYFTRVTDVIFDNGGTLDKYIGDAVMAVFGAPISKGNDAAAAVNSAMQIQRLLVELNRDAATREWPELRVGIGINTGNAIAGNIGSPRRLDYTVVGDAVNTAQRLMTNAAGGQILISESTARKLGKTGKTIDLERLPELKVKGRSEAVPVFRVNWVEESDETVVLPKKKRPARSASKSRKVST
- a CDS encoding nuclear transport factor 2 family protein; protein product: MRLQLIALLLLPFVLSAQTITPDKASSRPPQGAMNSQGGELSDDQRANLEEGIKHILLSQVEAWNHGKLEGFMQGYWHSPDLTFFSGATETRGWEPTLARYRQRYQAEGKEMGKLEFQKLDIDLLSRRSAVVTGEWHLTMSDGKQPHGLFTLIFKRIPPEGWRIVHDHTSAAE
- a CDS encoding helix-hairpin-helix domain-containing protein, producing the protein MFHKNTRALAVLFMLSLFATGAFAQGGAAAGSKDAAKKTASSDASTKKTKKADLVDINAASKEELTALPGIGDAYSQKIIDGRPYKTKRDLVTKKIVPQATYDQIKDKIIAHHVGSSTDKKGGKKGAAATATPK
- a CDS encoding carboxypeptidase regulatory-like domain-containing protein — its product is MKAFPIRFYNMPVLPGGSMAQLFSLLPKLALFLLCLTSPVLLHAETISGTVLDPSGAVIVGARIEISGGELSQPIIFSSDERGRFVSPDLKPGNYSLRVTREGFEPLVKTVDLHGTAELELKLAIAKQREEITVSGKGRAYANSDPIYKQLRNIGLGDTFRIEDFTLHFDTATFHLQKGTLTLLNPVNGIVTGAIFIGEGHLNLKAVTALDGAELKRRSGSPEVDEDFTEAVFRFTGGERQEFLGGVKEKVETPGDAVSLFDRWKEKVRKTREVAQGFTEYLLHGETMDNVDADLLAAVYNPGHPPFMNAYLHGRKHKDMRFFMRTRVGALPQLDSPEEVALINYDQGAMDDGVWYLAHTQPEYAERRASSSEDRRLFATHGYKIETIISRNDHLFSTATISFEPLLAGERVLKFGLLPNLRVSRVVDDHAQDIYYVQESRKEDGSFYVILPQAPELGKQYSITVQYEGDKVLDSAGDGSYYVRARTSWYPNLNGFGEHALYDLTFKVPKKYKVISIGTLKDESIEQEYAVTHWVTPGPVAVAGFNYGNYQKLELADEKTGFKISGYYLTVLPDNLSHYSILQTMAPKSMTKYALEQTRAQLQLCNFFFGKIPYNEISITEQPDFNFGQSWPNLVYLPISAYTDSTQRWMLFGTINSKFTGFVQEVTPHEVAHQWWGHAVGWASYHDQWLSEGFAEFSAGLFLQQAVAGDWRKDYIEFWDRLQKRIVEKNNFGIAPNDAGPLWMGLRLISPRTANAYQNVTYPKGAYVLQMLRSIMYSPQDQDKPFIAMMHDFVESHSDKPASTESFKAIVQKHMSKTMDLAGNGRMDWFFNEWVYGTQIPKYHFDYQLSPADGGKVNLHMTITQSEVDDQFLMLVPVFADFGKGMVRIGQLGIKGNSSRSVDVPLPMQPKKVALNAYKEILER
- a CDS encoding protein kinase, which encodes MMSLQTVGRYEITGELGRGAMGVVYKALDPTIGRTVALKTMRLDVHGLDAQEMVRRFQNEARAAGVLNHPNIVTIYDAGEQDGIFYIAMEFIEGTTLHELLAEKRVLATGEVLQLTRQICRGLDYAHSNSIVHRDIKPANIMITGNGTVKIMDFGIAKSGGQVTNTGQVLGTPNYMAPEQVKGRQLDGRSDLFSLGVILYEMLTGEKPFVGQNVTTIIYKIVNENPITPRDLDVTVHPGLSAIVTKALAKAPDDRYQTGADLVRDLENYKLAGPVRTGSTSAITPAPGAPEKTLVLPLRVVAGNTARVAGAAAPALAKKPVPVKRPTTAILSSKHSVLMATIVTIVVLGCAMGGYAYHRTQVKMRQLAEEAKIKEAQQAAREPIAIAIPAPTPEKKEEIAPDTTVKFFPTKKSTSAQKAAPAPFKATSSPNKVFVAQSELKLLSQPDNAKVEIDGWSEPNWVTPFTASHLAAGTHTIVFSKSGYLQQTKSVESVAGKSIDVSAQLAPAVSTIVVTSNPQGANVWVDGKDSGLTTPTQLTVEKGFHKVTVRKAGFKEMSMEDTVAEGQTMSFSPVLLSTNVQPEDGKSPNPLRRFFGTDTIPEGKGLVHIRTNPEGATIMVDGKAAPKKTNARWPADPGVYSIVLQMSGYKPVHRNIKVQKGKVVNIDELLEKQ